The Bacillus sp. Marseille-Q1617 genome has a segment encoding these proteins:
- the glpK gene encoding glycerol kinase GlpK produces the protein MEKFILSLDQGTTSSRAILFNKKGEIVHTSQKEFTQHFPKPGWVEHNANEIWGSILSVIATVLSESNVKPEQVEGIGITNQRETTVVWDKETGTPIYHAIVWQSRQTAGICEELKAQGHNDTFRNKTGLLIDAYFSGTKVKWILDNVEGAREKAENGQLLFGTIDTWLIWKMSGGKAHVTDYSNASRTLMYNIHELEWDSELLDILGVPESMLPEVRPSSDVYAKTIPHHFFGQEIPIAGAAGDQQAALFGQACFEKGMGKNTYGTGCFMLMNTGDNAVKSDNGLLTTLAWGIDGKVEYALEGSIFVAGSAIQWLRDGLRMLKDAKDSQGYAEKVESTEGVYVVPAFVGLGTPYWDSDVRGAVFGLTRGTSKEHFVRATLESLAYQTKDVLTAMEADSGIALKKLRVDGGAVKNDFLMQFQSDILDVPVERSVISETTALGAAYLAGLAVGYWKDREEISKQWNKEKEFEPKMAEEDRKELYGGWKKAVNAAMAFK, from the coding sequence ATGGAAAAATTTATTTTATCATTAGACCAGGGTACGACAAGTTCAAGAGCCATCTTATTTAATAAAAAAGGAGAAATTGTTCATACCAGCCAAAAAGAATTCACACAGCATTTCCCTAAACCGGGCTGGGTAGAACACAATGCTAATGAAATTTGGGGTTCTATATTGTCCGTCATTGCAACCGTTTTATCAGAGTCCAACGTGAAGCCGGAGCAAGTCGAAGGGATCGGGATCACGAATCAGCGTGAAACGACGGTCGTCTGGGATAAAGAGACCGGTACTCCTATTTATCATGCAATTGTATGGCAGTCACGACAGACAGCAGGCATTTGCGAAGAATTGAAGGCACAGGGACACAATGACACCTTTCGGAACAAGACGGGTTTATTAATCGATGCTTACTTCTCAGGAACAAAAGTGAAGTGGATTCTTGACAATGTGGAAGGAGCAAGGGAAAAAGCGGAGAACGGTCAGCTTCTGTTTGGAACGATTGATACATGGCTGATTTGGAAAATGTCCGGAGGGAAGGCACATGTAACCGATTATTCAAATGCTTCAAGAACATTAATGTATAATATTCATGAACTAGAGTGGGACAGCGAACTCCTGGACATACTTGGCGTACCGGAGTCTATGCTTCCTGAAGTACGGCCTTCTTCAGATGTGTATGCGAAAACGATCCCCCATCATTTCTTTGGACAGGAGATTCCGATAGCAGGTGCAGCCGGCGATCAGCAGGCAGCTTTATTCGGACAGGCCTGCTTTGAGAAAGGTATGGGGAAAAACACGTATGGTACAGGCTGTTTCATGCTCATGAATACCGGGGATAATGCAGTGAAATCCGATAATGGATTACTGACCACCCTTGCTTGGGGAATCGACGGAAAAGTGGAATATGCATTGGAAGGAAGCATCTTCGTGGCGGGTTCTGCCATTCAATGGCTGCGTGATGGTCTTCGAATGTTGAAAGATGCCAAAGACAGTCAGGGATATGCTGAAAAGGTTGAATCCACCGAGGGCGTATATGTAGTCCCTGCATTTGTTGGACTTGGAACCCCATATTGGGACAGCGATGTCCGGGGGGCGGTATTCGGCCTGACCCGGGGGACATCGAAAGAGCATTTCGTACGTGCCACGTTGGAATCCCTGGCCTATCAAACCAAAGATGTATTGACAGCCATGGAAGCTGATTCAGGCATTGCACTGAAAAAGCTCCGTGTGGATGGCGGAGCGGTGAAAAATGACTTCCTGATGCAATTTCAGAGTGATATCCTAGATGTTCCAGTCGAAAGGTCTGTCATCAGTGAGACCACTGCACTGGGCGCCGCTTATCTCGCAGGGCTTGCAGTAGGGTATTGGAAAGACCGCGAAGAGATTTCTAAACAATGGAACAAGGAAAAGGAATTCGAACCGAAAATGGCTGAAGAAGATCGAAAAGAATTATATGGCGGCTGGAAAAAAGCTGTGAATGCCGCTATGGCTTTTAAATGA
- a CDS encoding glycerol-3-phosphate dehydrogenase/oxidase, which translates to MTFSSTARQEIKNQLASQDYDLIVIGGGITGAGIALDAAKRGIKVALVEMQDFAAGTSSRSTKLVHGGLRYLKQFEVKMVAEVGKEREIVYENGPHVTTPEWMLLPLHKGGTFGKFSTSIGLKVYDFLAGVKKSERRSMLSAAETLSKEPLVKKDGLRGGGYYVEYRTDDARLTIEVMKEAIAHGATAINYTKSQRFFYENKKAVGIEAEDLLDGGTLQIRGSKIVNAAGPWVDEVRGKDYSTNNKQLRLTKGVHIVIDQSKFPLRQAVYFDTPDGRMVFAIPRDGKAYVGTTDTFYDKNKATPQMTTEDRDYILDAIHYMFPEVKVTEEDVESSWAGIRPLIFEKGKDPSEISRKDEIWEGESGLITIAGGKLTGYRKMAATVVDLVSARLKEETKKKFPSSETKNMPISGGHVGGSKNLQAFIDQKSKEAVQYGLTEEEGQKLARMYGSNVDQLFKLAHAYSGSSEERTVPVTLYAQLIYAVQEEMAATPIDFFTRRTGAMFFDREWVEKWHEPAIDIMAKLLNWKAEQKIEYTLDLKKELKNAVVPVDQQ; encoded by the coding sequence ATGACCTTTTCAAGTACTGCAAGACAAGAAATCAAAAATCAATTAGCCTCCCAGGACTATGACCTAATCGTCATTGGAGGCGGTATTACCGGTGCAGGTATCGCCCTTGATGCTGCCAAGCGTGGAATAAAAGTGGCCTTGGTAGAGATGCAGGACTTTGCAGCGGGGACATCCAGCCGGTCAACGAAACTTGTTCATGGCGGCTTGCGATATTTGAAACAATTTGAAGTGAAGATGGTGGCTGAGGTAGGGAAAGAGCGTGAAATTGTGTATGAAAACGGTCCGCATGTGACGACCCCTGAATGGATGCTGCTTCCCCTCCACAAGGGCGGTACGTTCGGTAAATTCAGCACATCGATCGGTTTGAAAGTATATGATTTTCTTGCAGGGGTAAAGAAAAGTGAAAGGAGATCGATGCTTTCTGCTGCAGAGACCCTTTCAAAAGAGCCGCTTGTGAAAAAGGATGGCTTAAGAGGCGGAGGCTACTACGTGGAATACCGCACAGACGATGCCCGTCTAACGATTGAAGTGATGAAAGAAGCGATTGCACATGGAGCAACAGCCATTAATTATACAAAATCGCAGCGTTTTTTTTATGAAAATAAAAAAGCCGTCGGTATCGAAGCGGAAGATCTTTTAGATGGAGGAACTTTGCAAATCCGCGGTTCTAAAATCGTCAATGCCGCCGGCCCATGGGTTGATGAAGTACGCGGAAAGGATTACAGCACGAATAACAAGCAGCTCCGCCTGACAAAAGGAGTCCATATTGTCATCGATCAAAGTAAATTCCCTTTACGACAAGCTGTATATTTCGACACACCAGATGGCCGCATGGTCTTTGCGATTCCGAGGGACGGAAAAGCGTACGTCGGAACGACAGATACTTTTTATGATAAAAATAAAGCGACACCCCAAATGACTACAGAAGATAGAGATTACATTCTTGACGCCATTCACTATATGTTTCCTGAAGTAAAGGTAACGGAAGAGGATGTGGAATCAAGCTGGGCCGGTATCCGCCCACTCATTTTTGAAAAAGGGAAGGATCCTTCTGAAATTTCCCGTAAAGACGAAATCTGGGAAGGGGAGAGCGGGCTGATTACCATAGCAGGAGGAAAATTGACCGGCTATCGTAAAATGGCTGCGACGGTGGTGGATCTTGTATCTGCAAGATTGAAAGAGGAAACGAAAAAGAAATTTCCATCTTCTGAAACAAAGAACATGCCTATATCCGGCGGTCATGTAGGAGGATCCAAAAACTTACAGGCATTTATCGACCAAAAATCCAAAGAAGCCGTTCAATACGGTTTGACGGAAGAAGAAGGACAAAAGCTTGCACGTATGTACGGTTCCAACGTCGACCAATTGTTCAAGCTCGCTCATGCATACAGCGGCTCATCAGAAGAGCGCACGGTGCCCGTCACTCTCTATGCCCAGCTCATCTATGCTGTACAGGAAGAAATGGCTGCGACGCCGATTGACTTCTTTACCCGCAGAACTGGTGCCATGTTCTTTGACCGTGAATGGGTTGAGAAGTGGCACGAACCA